From Synergistota bacterium, one genomic window encodes:
- the ispG gene encoding flavodoxin-dependent (E)-4-hydroxy-3-methylbut-2-enyl-diphosphate synthase: MRRKLPSSRTIYLGGVSIGGGAPIRVQSMLRYSLMNLEKCLSEARSLINAGCEILRVALYSEDQLEKLSQLKKSLEIPIVADVHYVPDLAVKALLWGADGVRINPGNMVRREFFKEIAKVASDLGKVVRVGVNLGSVSEEDLSKYKDPAWAMVNMALDSVELLESGGLRGIKISLKASDVETTVKAYRIIAQTTDYPLHIGITEAGPLWEGAIKSAVGLGILLSEGIGDTVRVSLTGDPVKEVEVAYEILKALNLRKRGVEIISCPRCGRCEIDLESLVEEVRKRTRSITKPIRIAVMGCIVNGPGEARNADIGIAGGKKKGVIFRKGRVIERVEEPFLIDRLLELIKEEVDSNENEHDVHSDFEGGSR, from the coding sequence GTGAGGAGGAAGTTGCCGAGCTCAAGAACCATATATCTTGGAGGAGTTTCTATCGGTGGAGGGGCTCCCATACGTGTTCAAAGCATGTTAAGATACTCTTTAATGAACCTTGAGAAATGTCTTTCGGAAGCCCGCTCTCTCATCAATGCGGGTTGCGAGATTTTAAGGGTTGCTCTTTATTCTGAGGATCAACTTGAGAAGCTCAGCCAGCTTAAGAAATCCTTGGAGATTCCAATCGTTGCAGATGTGCACTATGTTCCTGATTTGGCGGTTAAAGCGCTGCTCTGGGGTGCTGATGGCGTTAGGATAAATCCTGGAAATATGGTGAGGCGTGAGTTTTTCAAGGAAATTGCCAAAGTTGCTTCCGATTTAGGGAAAGTTGTGAGGGTAGGGGTGAACCTCGGAAGCGTTTCTGAGGAAGATTTAAGCAAATATAAAGACCCTGCGTGGGCTATGGTAAATATGGCTTTGGATAGCGTGGAGCTCCTTGAAAGCGGGGGGTTAAGAGGAATAAAAATATCTCTTAAGGCTTCAGATGTCGAAACTACAGTAAAGGCTTATAGGATAATAGCGCAGACTACAGATTATCCTCTTCACATAGGTATAACTGAGGCGGGTCCACTTTGGGAAGGAGCAATAAAATCCGCAGTTGGACTTGGTATCCTTTTATCAGAAGGGATAGGCGATACGGTAAGGGTTTCTTTAACAGGAGACCCGGTTAAAGAAGTGGAGGTAGCTTATGAAATACTGAAAGCGCTGAATTTAAGAAAAAGAGGTGTTGAGATAATTTCCTGTCCAAGATGCGGAAGATGTGAAATAGATCTTGAGAGCTTGGTTGAGGAGGTAAGGAAGAGAACAAGATCTATAACGAAACCCATAAGAATTGCGGTAATGGGGTGTATTGTTAACGGTCCTGGAGAGGCTCGAAATGCAGATATAGGCATAGCTGGTGGGAAGAAAAAGGGGGTGATCTTTAGGAAAGGCAGAGTAATCGAGAGGGTGGAAGAGCCATTTCTAATAGATAGGTTATTAGAACTTATAAAGGAGGAGGTAGATAGTAATGAGAATGAGCATGATGTTCATTCCGACTTTGAGGGAGGATCCCGCTGA